GAATATTACAGAATCAACGCGAACATGATCGCCCCAATATTCATCATTTGGTTGTAAAGTAATTTGAGATCCGCTCTCCCAAGTGTCAAACGTAAAGAAACCAGTTCCGTATGGGTGTTCGTTTACGTAGTCACCATATTGAGCACCATCTTCAACTGCTGCATAATCACCTTCAATGACATCTGGGCTAATCATACTAATTGAATAGTGTGCTAAATGTGCAGGAAGAGGAGCAAAAGGATCTTCTGTGACAAACTGAACGGTATGATCATCAACAACGATCACGTCATCGATAATTTCTAATAAAATTGCACGTGGAGAACCTAAATCTGGGTCTAGTATTCTCTCAATATTTGCTTTTACGACATCTGCATTAAACTCTGTACCATCATGGAAATAAACATCTTCACGAAGCGTAAACTCCCACACATCTTCTTCGACCGCTTCCCATTCCGTTGCAAGGTAAGGCTCAAGCACCATGTCCGTGTCATACCTTACTAATGTTTCATAAAGATTTGTCTGAATATTCCCGGATGGAATATCACTTGAGGTATGAGGATCGAGTGACGTTGCATCAGAGAGCTTACCAATGATTAGGTCGTTATCCCCAGCAACAATATCTTCTGTTCCTATTTCAGTCTCGGTCCCTGCTTCTACTTCAGTACTAGCTTCTTCGTCTGGTTCACTTGCACAACCTATAAGCACAAGCGCCAATGCTGCAGAAAAAGCACCCGCTTTTAATCCTTTACTTTTAAACATGCAATACATCTCCCTATACGTAAAATTTTCAAAAAATAAAATGATGTATTCCAAATTACTATACTCAAATAGACTTGTAAAGTTATTTTTTGATAATTTCATTTTTTTAGACTGTTAGAAATACGCATTTAATTATGAAAACCTTTAGCGCTGACAAGTGGTGAAACGCTTACATAGGACTATATTATTATTTTAAAAAATCATTTACGGGACCATCCACTTCCCGCTTTTTGTCGAATATAAAAGTTGGTGAAAGATTCGTTTCATTTTTTATAAAATCACATCAAAAAACAGCCCAGGATATACAACACACTATACCTCCAAGCTGTTTTGTATCAATATCGTTTGTTTATTAAACAACACCATTAATCTTTTGTACTTGTATTGGTAATCCCTTGAACAAAATAACGTTGTAACGGTAACAAAATGAGAACTGGAATGATAATAGAAATGAGTGCTGCAGCAAACAATTCATTCCAATAAGTTCCTGTCTCAGTCCTCAGGTCACTTAAAGCTACTTGAATAACTCTGAATTCTTGCGTTCTTGTCGCAATTAACGGCCACATGAATGATTCCCATTGCTGAATAAAGAAAAGTAAAGCAGCAGTTACTGTGACGGGTTTTGATAACGGTAAGACAATATTAAAGTAAATCCTAAACCATGATGCTCCATCCATTCTAGCAGCCTCTAACAAGGGCTTGGGGATATCCATAAAAAACTGTCGATACAAAAAGATTACAAGTCCATTTGCAATACCTGGTACAATCAAAGCATAGTAAGTGTTGATCCAGCCAAGGCTGTTTACTAAGCTATATAATGGAATCGCAATGACCTCTTCTGGAATCATAAATGTAAGCAAAACTAACACAAATAACACATTTCTCCCCTTAAACTCAAATACACTTAACGCAAACGCAGCCATGGAGCAAACAAACAAACCAAAAATGATCGTTGCTGTCGTTACAAAAAAAGTATTAAATAAGACTCTACCAAAACCTCGAACAGAAAATAGATTAATATAAGCATCCAACGTTAAATCAGTAGGTATAAAGGTCCTCCACGTTATAGGTGACATATATCTAAAAATATCATCTAAGTGTCGGAATGATGACACAAAACCAAAGGCTAAAGGCATTATAACGATGAACGCTATTAGAACATGGATTAAATAAATCAACCAAGGAAACCCAGACTTTTTACGCATAAGTGTGACTCCTTTTTTATTAATGCTTAGGTCTTAATAACTTAAATTGGACGGTAATAATGATAATAGTCAAGATTAAAATTGTAACTACGATCGCTGAAGCTCTTCCCATATTCGAGTAAAGAAATGCGCTATTATAACTCTCAAGCATAAGTACATTTGTACTTTGATTCGGTCCGCCATTGGTTAATATATACATGGGGGAAAAAAGTAACATATTAGCTACGGTTACTGATACAACAACAAACGTTAATGGACGCTTCATCATTGGATAAGTAACATTTTTAAATTTTTGCCAACGGCTAGCTCCATCAATCGAAGCTGCTTCATATAAAGATCTAGGTACTTCTTGAAGTCCAGCTAGAAAAAATAATGCCCAGTATCCTACACCTCTCCAAGATGCAATTGCTATGAGTGAACCAAGTGCCTGTGATTCACTAGCTAAAAATGGCTGTGGGTCCAAGTTAAGTGAAATTAATATTGAGTTAATAACACCTTGTTCGGGACTCATCATAATATCCCACAATATTGCAGCTGTAGGGATTGAAACACAAACAGGGATAAAATTTACGCCACGAAAAAATGCAATTGATCTAATTTTATAATTTAATAAGATTGCCAAAGCAAAAGCGAGAACAATCTGAAGTGGATTGATGAGTAAATTAAACCATAAAGTAACTTTTAGTGAATTCCAAAAAACAGGATCAGTATAAAGTGAGAGATAATTTGCAATCCCTACAAATTTTAATTCAGCTGTTAAAAACTCCATTGTGTATAAACTCTGTATGAATGCACTAAATATAGGATAAATTTTGAATAAAATTAAACCTGTAATTGCTGGTAACAAAAATAAGTATGGTGTTGATATATTTTTTAGCATTTTCATATAATCACCTACATTTCATAAACAGCATATTTATAGCAAAAATATAGTGACCAAAATCCACAACGAATGCACTTTGTTTTTCAATAAAGCTTATAACGTCTGTGGAATATTGGTCACTACAAAATACCTACATCAAACAAGTTGAGTTACTATTCGTATCTAATTAGCAAATTATCTATAACATCAACAATGCTATCAAGTGCAACCTGCGGATCAGTACCATTCTTTATATCTTGTAATGCTCTGTTCATGTTTGTATCCCATTCCAAATATCCAGGTGTAAGCGGTCGTGGTGACGCTGTTTCTTCTGATTCACGCGCTGCCATACGCAGTACATTATTCGGAAACTCATCATACATCGGGTCATCATTAATTTCATTGATCAAATCAACATGTACAGGTAACGTAGCTCCTTCTTCAAACATGACATCTGCTCCATCACCTAATGTTAAATACTCTAAGAACTTTGCGGACGGGTCTTTATTCTCAGAGAATTTAGATATACCGATGCTCCATGACCCTGTCGGAGTCGCCACTTCTCCTCCCTCAAAATAAGGGTGTAACGTTACACCAAAGTCGACGTTACTATCTAGTAGTCTTGGTAAACCATGAGATAAGCCCAGGAACATCGCAACCCTTTCTGATGTAAAATAATCAATAGATTCTTCTTCATTGATCCTCGGACTAATACCCCATTCGTTGAACAAATTATAATAGAAAGTAAATGCTTCAACAGCTTCAGACGAGTTTGTATACCCTTTTGAAGTAAGTCCATCTTCACTAAGCATAGAGGCTCCTAAACTATCAGCTAAAGGAAGTAATTGGTAAGCTCGGTCTAACCGGTCAAATGTAAAACCATATACACCTTCATCTCTATCTGTCAGTTGTTTTGCTATATCTGTAATTTCTTCCCATGTTAACCGCTCCTCTTCACCAGGAAACGGGATGTCATTTTCTTCGAATAGGCGTTTATTATAGAAGAGAACTTGACTTGAATTGTTCATTGGTGCAGCCATAATTTCGTCATTATATGTTACCGTCTCTACAGCTGAAGTGACCCAATTTTCTTTTGCACTAGAACCTAGTAACTCATCTAACGGCTCGAGATAGCCTTTTAGTGTATAATTGGCAACTAAGGGAGCATCAACAAACAATAAATCGATATCTGATGATTGAGCGGACAGTCTTATTTCAATCGTTTCCATTAACTCATTAAATGGAGCAAGTTCTAGGTTAACCTCAATATTAGGATTTTCATTTTCAAATGCTTCAATCACTGCATTCAAACCAACTTCATAGTTAGAGTGCGCAAGTAAGTTAACCGTTTGTGATTCTTCTGTGTCTCCACTAGTTCCAGTTGAATCATTTGCTCCAGCTGTTTCTTCTGAATCACCACTATCGACCTCTTCTTCTCCTCCAGAACATCCAACGATCAGAGCGATGATCATAAAAATACTTAAAAATACTATGAATTTTGATGTGGATTTCATCTTTGAAATACCCCCTTAATTTTTGTAAATATCCTGCTGCTAAACCCCTCGTATTACCACTAATTAAAACCAAAGTTTTACTCCATTCTAAAAAGAAGCCAATAATCACTTAGTTACACACAAAAGATGAACTAGGATACCTGTTTGAAGCCACCTCCTTCGATGTAACTATATAGTATAAAAAATACTTCTTTTAAAACTGTTCAACTTCTTCTAAAGTAGGCAATGCAGTTTGTGCACCTTTTCTAGTGACAACAATCGCTGAAGTTTTATTCGCAAACTCAGCAGCTTCTCGATCGCTCAGTCCCTTTGTTTTTCCAACTGCAAATGCAGCTATATAAGCATCTCCTGCTGCAGTCGCATCAACGGCATTTACTTGATATGCCGGGATTAACCTTTCTTCGTCATCATTAATTAAATAGGAACCTCGACTCCCCATCGTCACAATAATTCTCCCTACCCCTTTTGCCTGCAAATGTTTAGCAGCGACTGCGATCTCCTGTATGGTTGCAACCGGCTTGCCTGTAAGGGCTTGTAATTCAGTTTCATTCGGAATAAGTGCGTATAGGTTACGTAATATTTCGTTTGGGACTTCCTGCATAGGTGCAGGGTTAAGGATGACTTCTTTGCCCATGTCAACTGCTAAATTAATCGAATATTCTACGACATCTAGTGGAATTTCTAACTGAATTAATATATAGTCGCTCTGTTCGATTAGGCTTTTCATCTCATCTATATCAGAGATTATTAGTTGATCATTAGCACCTGGAACAATGACGATCTGGTTGTCACCTTTGCCATCTACGTTTATAAAAGCCATACCTGTTGTACCATCTTGTTTTAAACCATAGGTTGAAACTCCGGCTTGGACTAAACTATTAATAAGTCCTTTACCATTTTCATCTGTACCTACCTTACCGATCATAGAGACGTTAGCCCCCAGATTTGCGGCTGCTACAGCTTGATTTGCTCCTTTTCCCCCATAACTTTGATGAAAATCTGTACTTAAAATCGTTTCACCAACTTTCGGCAAATGTGGTACTTTTGAAACAAGATCCACATTCAAACTACCAATAACGAGAATATTCCCCAAATGATCCCCCCCAGACCGAAAAAGTGTAACGCACCAGAAACGAACTGTAATCTGTTTTATTTTCTGTATTTTCGGATATTTCCAACCGTTATTATCTAAAGTATTGGATCGCTGACACGAGCAAATCAACAAAACGCTTACGATCAATATCGAACAAAACTTTAGCATTTTTATCTTTACCTGAGCGATGATTAATATCGACGACGGTTGCTCCTGTTGTTAACTTCCCTGCCGTTTCCACGGCAACATGACACTCAACCCCACTAAACAAATCCGGTTGAATAAGGTAAGCAACTGCACAAGGGTCATGCATGTGAGCCCCTTTGAAATAACCATCCTTAGATATATAGTATGGCGGTGAATGTACTGAAAAATATCTTAATAATGAAGCCATAATCTCACTAGTTTCATTTCCCACTTCTGCAATTCTATCGATATCTTTTGGCAACAATTTTGCATTTGATGTCACATCTAACCCGCTCATTATAATAGGTACACCAGAACGAAAAACGATATCTGCAGCTTCAGGGTCCACGAAAATATTAAACTCAGCTGTAGGAGTCCAGTTCCCTCCGAATCCTGCTCCTCCCATTAAGGAAATACAATCAATTTTTCCCTTTAGCTCTGGGTAAGAGGTTAATAAAATAGCGACATTGGTCAGTGGGCCTGTTGCAACGATCGTAATCTTTTGGTCAGCTTTTATAAGCACATCCTTCATTGCGTCTAGTGCAGAACGTTCGCTTATATTAAAAGTAGGAACCCCTAAATCCGCTCCATCTAAGCCAGATTCTCCATGGATGTTATCTGCAATGATTAGGTCACGAACTAATGGTTTTTCTGCTCCCTTCGCTATTTCAATATCATTTAATCCTATAAAACTAAGTAGCTTTTGAGTATTTTTTAATGTTTTCTCTTGCGTTTGGTTCCCCGCACTTGTCGTAATCAACTTCACGTCTAAAGCATCAGAAGATAAAGCTAACAGCAATGCCATTGCATCATCATGACCTGGGTCACAGTCAAAGATTAATTCTCTTTTCATCATGTTTCTCTCCCTTAAAATAGCTCGATAATTAGAAATAAACTAGATTTAACAGATCGTATTCTCTTTAGTGCTATTACGAACAATTAGTTCAGGCTCTAAATAAATGGAATGTTGAACGATGTCTCTACCTTTATTTATTTGTCTTAGTAGCATTTTTGCAGCAACTTCCCCCATTTGATATGCTAACTGATCAATTGTTGTTAGCTTAGGGTTTAATAGCTTGTTATATTTGAGGTTATCAAAGCCTACAACAGATAAATCATCTGGTATTCGTACCCCTAATTCTGTAGCAGCTTGATATACACCGAAAGCCATTAAGTCATTTAATGCAAAAATGGCGGTGACTTTTTCTTGAACTAGTAATTCTTTTGCTGCTATATATCCCCCCTCCATTTGGTAATCACCAGGTACAATGAGATTCTTATCAACTTTAATCTCGGATTCAGTAAGGGCTTTCAAATATCCATTAAGTCGTTCTTTCGAGTTCATAATATGGTCAGGACCTGTAATACATCCAATTTTATTATGATGTAAATCTATTAAATGCTTTGTAGCAATATATCCTGCCTTCTCATTGTTCACGTATACCCCGTGAAACATTTTGTTATCTAACCCTCGGTCCAATAGAACAACCGGTATATCAGATTGACTCACGACATCTTGAAATTTCCTATTTGCTTTTCCATAAGTACACATATATACAATACCGTCTACTTTTTTTTCTTTTATCAATCTTAAAGATTCCAATTCTTTCGATTCGTTTCCGTCAGTATTGTACAAAAACACACTGTAATTTGATTGGTTTACAATATCTTCTACCCCTCTGACTAACTCAGGAAAAAATGGGTTACGAACATCTGGAATAATTAGCCCTATCGTTTTCGTTTGCTTCGTTACCATACTTCTAGCAATCGAATTAGGACGATACCCTACTTCTTCAATGATTTCTAATATTTTTCTCCGAGTGTCGCTACCAATACCATCTTGATTATTAATTACTCTCGATACTGTAGTTATAGAAACATTAGCTCTTTTTGCAATATCTTTTATCGTAATATTCATCTGTTCTACCTCATCGTTTGACGTTTTACTTTAACGTTTTACTTTAACGTTTTACTTTAACGTTTTACTTTAACGTTTTACTTTAGCGTTTTACTTTAACGTTTTACTTTAACGTTTTACTTTAGCGTTTTACTTTAGCGTTTTACTTTAGCGTTTTACTTTAGCGTTTTACTTTAGCGTTTTACTTTAACGTTTTACCTTAACGTTTTACTTTAACGTTTTACTTTAGCGTTTTACTTTAGCGTTTTACTTTAGCGTTTTACTTTAGCGTTTTACTTTAGCGTTTTACTTTAACGTTTTACCTTAACGTTTTACTTTAACGTTTTACTTTAACGTTTTTCCTTACATGTTAGAGCGAGTAACTCCCCATTCGGTTTTTATTGCAGTACTTCATTTTTTTATAATGAGTGGAAATAAGCCTCTCACTGAAAGAATCTTGTTCGTTTAATAAGACTCTATTCTGTTAGGAGTTTAAATATTCATAATAAAATAAAAAGTCTACTTCCATAGATTATCCATACCTTCAAATAAGCTTTTTCATCTAATAACCGAGTAGGCGTCGCCATTACTGACCACGCCTCTCACAGAGCACACACGTGCGGATCTTCGCATGTGGCTCTTCCCATATATCCCTTCTAGAGATAACGTTCATCATGAACAGATGATAAACTTACGAGTCCCAGCTCTGAAAAGAACTCATTGTCTAACGCCGCATGAACCATTGGACTTTTGGAACTTCGCCAAGCAAACATACGGATTCCTCTGAGGTTTTCTTCCCTCCATCCCTTCCTTCTAAGAAGGCGATGGAGGTTCTTTATATGTCTCCAACTTCTAAGTTGTACCATTCTTAACCTTCTTCTTATCCAACTATCCCACTCTTTGAATTTGTTCTTCACATTGCCGTAGCGGAAATAATTTGCCCAACCTCGAATGTAGGGGTTCAGCTTGTCTTGGATAAGGAGTTGGATATCAACTGTTTGGTTCCTACGAGTAATTTCTCTCACTCGCTCCTTGAATTTTACCTCTTTCTTAGGGTCTATTCTTCGAATATTGCCAATGAATTCATACCCTAAGAATGTAAATGGCTCTTTCATGGCGTCGACAACTTTAGTCTTCTCTTGATTGACAGTTAAACTTAGTTCTTTCTCAAGAAATCTTGAGACACTTCGCATGACTCTTTCTGCACCTTTTGGGCTTTTACAAAGAATGATAAAATCATCCGCAAAGCGGACGATACGGTGACCACGTTCGGTCATCAGTTGATCAAGCTGATGTAAGTAGATGTTCGAAAGTAACGGACTTAACACACCACCTTGCGGAGCTCCCTCGGGAGTATCTTCGTAAAGATCCTCTACCATGACACCTGCTTTGAGAAAACGGTGAATGAGTTCGATAATAGACCCATCCGTCACTCGTTTCCTTATTTGTTGTTCCAATTTATCATGTGGAATCGTATCAAAGTAGGACTGTAGATCGGCATCAATGACATAATGGTATCCTGCTCTCAAGTGTTCAGTAACTTTGTCTAGAGCCATATGAGCACTTATCCTTGGGCGGAAACCATAACTACACGGAAGAAACTCTTCTTCGAAGATAGGTTCCAATACATTCCGTAGAGAAGCTTGTACGATGCGATCTTCCACCGCTGGTATCCCTAGTGGACGTTGTTTCTTCCCATTATCTTTATCGATCATCTTTCGTCGAACAGGTTTGGGTCGATATCGTTTACCTTTTAGCTTCTGTTGGAGCACTTCTAGATTGTCCTCCAGCTTTGCTTCATATCCTTCAATTGTTACTTTATCGACCCCTGGTGCACCTTTGTTCTTCTTTACTTGATAAAAGGCACTTACTAGATTCGCTTTCTTGTACACTTTGTCGTACAAACTGTACCATACACGTCTTTCCATCTGTTATTCCCCTTACGCCACTGCTTTCGTTTCTTCCTTTGCTTCTGCTTCTCCATATGAAATGTCGAACATATCAAGGTTGGTAGCCGATGGCAATACCTTATATTTCACATTTCGGCGATAGACGGTGTACCCTTCTGTTCCACCCTGGCATCAGCCCCCTTGGCTCTTGTCCAGCTTCTGTCTATTTCCGCAGTCATAAGTAAGCCTACTCACATTGTTCTTCTATGGGTCACGCCCTTCGCACGATTCCTCACCTTTTGGGTATAGGTTCGCAACTGTATCTGTGTACAGTTTCACTCATGTGCTGTCCTCGCTACTGTCGCCAGTAGGTCATTGGCATGAGCTTCTCCACTACTATGGCGATCTCTGACTTCTCCCTTTAAAGCTCATCTTGTGTCCTTGGCTTAGCCTTGTAACATCAATACCTACTTTAGGAAGCAGGGAGATCTCAATGGGTCACATCATGTACTTTCCCTCTAATCCAGCCCTCATAACACTTTGAGTTTCCAGCTATTCGGACTTTCTGTTCTCTTGCACAGTCATCCAACTCTCGTGCCAACATGGGATATCAGCTCTGTTCAGAGGTTTGCCTTCAGATCCTCCGCACGCTACTTCACAGTCAACGCACTATCTGTCAGCTAATGCTTGCCGGCTGGCCGATGCATTCGGGACTCTCACCCTTTAGCACATGTGCTGCCACTCGCGAAAAAAAACGCGATTCTATAAGAATCACGTTTTTCAGTAAAAAGGGAGATTAAAGAAATATTAGTAAATATATACGGGTGAAAAATATAGACCATTTATCTATTCAATTGATCCATCCCCATTTAATTAGAGTAACCGTTTAAAAATGAGACTCTCTGCCATCTTGTCACTTAACAAAAATTCCAAACGACACCATATGACGCTGCCAAACACCTGTGATAAAAATCGACTGTGGTTCGAGATCTTCAGGCACGAGAAACTCATGACCAGACAATGTTTCCTTTTGCGTCTGTCCATTTAATAAGTATGTAACTTCAATTTCAAAATTGTCATTTGGTTTATTTTCAAAGTAAACAGAAATCGTGTCTCCTTTTTCAACGTCCCAAACTGTATACTCTGAATCATTCAATATCCCTTTCGGTAACAGATAAGGGGCATTTGTACTCCGGTCACCAATTTCCGTCGAGCTATAGCTGCTCGCAGGATCAATCTCTTCCACTTGTTCACCATTAATCATTACAACAGGGGTTGGATGGCCTACTTCATCAAGCCGTTGTAGATCTTGTTCTACTTGATAATTATTCACCCATATCAGTGCTACTGTTATAACAACCATTGCTAGTGGCGCTGCAGATAATGCGGCCTTCAGCTTTGTGGAGTTCACATTCTTCCACTCGTCAAAAACAAAAAAACATGTCGCAACGATAATTGGCAAAACCGCAATCTCATTAACCCCACCAAAAAGGATATATCCAGCCACCGCAGCACTAAAAGTATGAATGGCAAAATTGACAGTGACCCTTACATAGCCACGTAATCTTTTCGTTATCATTCCCGCAAATATTGTCACTGGAAAGCCAATCAATAGAATAACCGGCACACCATAAATAGTAAAAAGTAAGACAAAGCTATAAATTTCATCAAGGGGCATGACTCCCTCTAACTGACTACTACCAAGATTCATGACAACTGGCCATAAAAACAATAACAGAATAAAAGCAATAATAGACTTTCCTGTTACAGCTGATTTTTTTAACAACATTGAAATCACTTCTCGTTTTAATATTTTTGATAAATATCTCAAGTAATATCATAGCACATGGATTAAATATTCATATTTGGTCTTGTTGCTTTTCAAACTCTCACACTAAGTTGCCCGTATTCCACCTTGATTGCACGTAAAGGACGTTATCTATGCTATACTTTCCCTAATAAAATGAAAGGAGCTTCAAAATGATCAGTCTATTATTTGTTGCGATATTATATTTTGTGACTTTCATCGGTGGGATTATCGGCATTATTTTTGGAATAGGAAGATTTATGCCTAACGGTGGGGCTCGTGCAAAGGTAGCCCTAGCATTTGCACTCGTCACTTTCGCTTTTGTCCATTTTTCTATGGGGTATCTCATTTACTTTTAAAATAAACACAAGCGCACCTATGTAAAGGCGGACTTCATTTATTGTCCATTAAATTTTTCCAATACATATTTATTTCTAAATAGGATTAAGAAGTTACAAGCACTTTAAGAAACTACTTAACTCATCGTTTGATTGAAATTTAAACGAGTAACCATAAGGAATCTCTTCTTTGCCTTTATTACGCCGTTTAGGGAACTGCTTAAGAGAAGTATTATGATACAAACTAAAAGACCTATCTACCAACTCATTTGCTTCTGTTGTTTGTGGATCTAAGACAATCGTGATCTCTTGGTTTGGCAGTAAGTAGATAACTTCGCCACTTGTGACATGCGCAAACTCAATAGATTTTGTTGTCCCCTTTGTTACTTTAAAACTATTTTCAATAAATGTTCTCTTTAAGTTTTCCATATTTGAAACTCCTTACGTATCCGAAAGTCTAGTAAATCAAATATAACATATTTTACCACGACTTATTAAAAAACGATGATAAAACCAGGCCCAAAATGGACCTGGTTTATGATAAACTTTATTCGACAAAAATCCGGGAGGTGCCTGGCACCTTATAGATGCACCGTCACGTCAGCATCTTCACGAAGTCTTTCAACTAGCGCTTGAGTTACTTCAGCTTCTTTTTGCATCATTAATTGTTGTTCAATCTCTGGCTTCATTTCTTCAAATGATGGCATTTCTGCTTCAGCTTCTTCACCCATTTGTGATTGCTGTGCAACCATCATATCATAAGCTTCTTCTAGCTCTTCGTCTGTTAGCTCAATGTTACCTGCTTCATTTGCAATCACTTCGTCAATTTTAACTTGAAGTTCGATTTGAGTCATAACTTCCTCTTCACTCATGCCTTGTTCCTCTAATGCAGCAAGGAACTCTTCCTCTGACCCAAGTCCATTTTGTGCAGCCAATTCAGCAAGTAGGGCATTCACCTCTTCGTCTGAAACTTCTATGCTAGATCTTTCTGCCTCTTGAATAAGAAGCTGTTGTCCAACCATACTATCAGCAATTTGTGCTTTTAATTGTTCTTCGTCAATCTCTTGACCTGTCATTTGTGCTTGCATCATCGCTTGCATATACTGCCCTTCATAAGCAGTGACAAACTCATCTCGCAAGATCTCTTCTCCATTTACTTCTGCAACAACATCAGGAATTCCATCTAAGTCGGGCTGAGGCATTTCATCCTCTGCGCCTCCTATTGCTGCTTCGCTATCTTCAGCAGGCTCTTCCTCCTGCGTATCTATGCCTTCGTTATTTCCTTCTTCTGTCTCATCAACATCACCACATGCAGTTGATACCGCCACAAGTGTAGCAAGTGATAAACTTAAAAACCATTTTTTCTTCAATGTCATTCCCCTTTCTATTCGTGCTGTTGGCATTTTAACATACACACAAAGTTTGTACATGGAGCCACCACGCAAAAAAACAACGAGGTAAAAAAATATGGTAAAAAGAACACCGTCATAATAGGCAGGAGAACAAGCTTTTTTGAAAATGTGTAAAAGTTACAAAAAACTATGTCTTCAGTACGATACAATAAAAACCGAACGTATTTTGAGTCGGGTTGCTTGTATTCCACCTAAAGTTGCTTGTATTCACACCGAAGTGCCAGTATTCTTACCCGAGTTGCTTGTATTTTCCTACCCCTTTACAAAAATACTCACTATGAATCAACTTCACAGTGAGTAAACATCCCATATCAAGCCCCCAATGGCGTCAACATTGTCATAATAATCGTCATGAGCAGAAAGGCGATCGTACTGATTGCACCAGCATAATCATCTTCTTCCATTAATCTCGCCGTGCCGATTGCATGCGATGTCGCTCCCATCGCTATTCCTTTTGCAAGACTGCTTTTTACAGAAAACTTATCGAAA
The Bacillus shivajii DNA segment above includes these coding regions:
- a CDS encoding carbohydrate ABC transporter permease, with the protein product MRKKSGFPWLIYLIHVLIAFIVIMPLAFGFVSSFRHLDDIFRYMSPITWRTFIPTDLTLDAYINLFSVRGFGRVLFNTFFVTTATIIFGLFVCSMAAFALSVFEFKGRNVLFVLVLLTFMIPEEVIAIPLYSLVNSLGWINTYYALIVPGIANGLVIFLYRQFFMDIPKPLLEAARMDGASWFRIYFNIVLPLSKPVTVTAALLFFIQQWESFMWPLIATRTQEFRVIQVALSDLRTETGTYWNELFAAALISIIIPVLILLPLQRYFVQGITNTSTKD
- a CDS encoding carbohydrate ABC transporter permease; protein product: MKMLKNISTPYLFLLPAITGLILFKIYPIFSAFIQSLYTMEFLTAELKFVGIANYLSLYTDPVFWNSLKVTLWFNLLINPLQIVLAFALAILLNYKIRSIAFFRGVNFIPVCVSIPTAAILWDIMMSPEQGVINSILISLNLDPQPFLASESQALGSLIAIASWRGVGYWALFFLAGLQEVPRSLYEAASIDGASRWQKFKNVTYPMMKRPLTFVVVSVTVANMLLFSPMYILTNGGPNQSTNVLMLESYNSAFLYSNMGRASAIVVTILILTIIIITVQFKLLRPKH
- a CDS encoding sugar ABC transporter substrate-binding protein; translated protein: MKSTSKFIVFLSIFMIIALIVGCSGGEEEVDSGDSEETAGANDSTGTSGDTEESQTVNLLAHSNYEVGLNAVIEAFENENPNIEVNLELAPFNELMETIEIRLSAQSSDIDLLFVDAPLVANYTLKGYLEPLDELLGSSAKENWVTSAVETVTYNDEIMAAPMNNSSQVLFYNKRLFEENDIPFPGEEERLTWEEITDIAKQLTDRDEGVYGFTFDRLDRAYQLLPLADSLGASMLSEDGLTSKGYTNSSEAVEAFTFYYNLFNEWGISPRINEEESIDYFTSERVAMFLGLSHGLPRLLDSNVDFGVTLHPYFEGGEVATPTGSWSIGISKFSENKDPSAKFLEYLTLGDGADVMFEEGATLPVHVDLINEINDDPMYDEFPNNVLRMAARESEETASPRPLTPGYLEWDTNMNRALQDIKNGTDPQVALDSIVDVIDNLLIRYE
- the rbsK gene encoding ribokinase — translated: MGNILVIGSLNVDLVSKVPHLPKVGETILSTDFHQSYGGKGANQAVAAANLGANVSMIGKVGTDENGKGLINSLVQAGVSTYGLKQDGTTGMAFINVDGKGDNQIVIVPGANDQLIISDIDEMKSLIEQSDYILIQLEIPLDVVEYSINLAVDMGKEVILNPAPMQEVPNEILRNLYALIPNETELQALTGKPVATIQEIAVAAKHLQAKGVGRIIVTMGSRGSYLINDDEERLIPAYQVNAVDATAAGDAYIAAFAVGKTKGLSDREAAEFANKTSAIVVTRKGAQTALPTLEEVEQF
- a CDS encoding nucleoside hydrolase, which encodes MMKRELIFDCDPGHDDAMALLLALSSDALDVKLITTSAGNQTQEKTLKNTQKLLSFIGLNDIEIAKGAEKPLVRDLIIADNIHGESGLDGADLGVPTFNISERSALDAMKDVLIKADQKITIVATGPLTNVAILLTSYPELKGKIDCISLMGGAGFGGNWTPTAEFNIFVDPEAADIVFRSGVPIIMSGLDVTSNAKLLPKDIDRIAEVGNETSEIMASLLRYFSVHSPPYYISKDGYFKGAHMHDPCAVAYLIQPDLFSGVECHVAVETAGKLTTGATVVDINHRSGKDKNAKVLFDIDRKRFVDLLVSAIQYFR
- a CDS encoding LacI family DNA-binding transcriptional regulator; translation: MNITIKDIAKRANVSITTVSRVINNQDGIGSDTRRKILEIIEEVGYRPNSIARSMVTKQTKTIGLIIPDVRNPFFPELVRGVEDIVNQSNYSVFLYNTDGNESKELESLRLIKEKKVDGIVYMCTYGKANRKFQDVVSQSDIPVVLLDRGLDNKMFHGVYVNNEKAGYIATKHLIDLHHNKIGCITGPDHIMNSKERLNGYLKALTESEIKVDKNLIVPGDYQMEGGYIAAKELLVQEKVTAIFALNDLMAFGVYQAATELGVRIPDDLSVVGFDNLKYNKLLNPKLTTIDQLAYQMGEVAAKMLLRQINKGRDIVQHSIYLEPELIVRNSTKENTIC